Within Epilithonimonas zeae, the genomic segment AAAAAGAATGACCAAAGCCGCAATGATTCCGGATAATCTGGCTCTTGCTCCGGCTGATAAATTAACTAAAGTCTGTGCGATCATCGGACAACCGCCCATTCCGAAAAAGAAACCGTTCAGAATGTTGGCAGTTCCTTGAGCGAGACATTCTCGGTTGCTGTTTCCTTTGGTATTTGTGATTTCGTCAACGAGATTCAGAGTCAGCAAACCTTCTGTTAATCCAACGGTTGACATAATCAAAGCAAATGGAAAAATCACTTTCAAAACGTCAAAAGATAAAGCAACATTCGGAATGTGAAAAGGAGGAAAACCTCCCGCAATATTAGCAATATCATTCACGGTTTTAGTTTGAATCCCAAAGATCATTACTAAAGCAAAAGTGACAGCAATCGCTACCAAAGAAGCCGGAATTTTCTTTGTGAATTTTGGAAATATTAATACGACAGAAATCGTCAGTGCAACCAAACCAATCATTGTATAAAGTGGATTTCCTGACAGCCAATTCTCAGTTCCTTGAACTTTAAACTGATTAATCTGTGACATAAAAATCACAATTGACAATCCGTTGACAAAACCATACATCACAGGCTGCGGAACCAATCTAATGAATTTGCCGAGTTTAAAGATTCCGATAATGATTTGAATAATTCCGGCTAAGACAACGGTTGCAAAAACATATTCGATGCCGTGGGAGATCATTAATGGAATCAAAACGATAACCGTTGCACCAGCTCCACCGGAAATCAACCCTGGTCTTCCTCCTAAAATTGCCGTTACCAATCCCATTATGAAAGCGGCGTACAAGCCTGTCAATGGAGAAAATCCCGCAAGAATAGCAAACGACAAAGATTCCGGAATCATAGTCATTGCAACGGTCAATCCCGCAAAAATTTCGTTTTTATAATTTACTTTTTGAGAGAAATCAAAAAGATTGAGAACTTTCTGCATACCAATTAAAATGCGAAAATAGAAACAAACTTAATAGAATAAAAGATTTTTTATGTTTATCTCGCAGATTGATATGATTTTGAAGATTCATTTTTACATATAAAATTTGCATGATTTGCAAAATCAGCGTGAGTTTAAAAATCTAATAATTCATTTCATTATTTGCTTTGATTCATTTTTAAATAATAAGCAAGAGCCAGACCAAGCATCACAATCCCAATACTGAAAGGGAAAATATAGGGCAGACCAAACGTATCGGCAATGCCACCAATCAATG encodes:
- a CDS encoding SulP family inorganic anion transporter, coding for MQKVLNLFDFSQKVNYKNEIFAGLTVAMTMIPESLSFAILAGFSPLTGLYAAFIMGLVTAILGGRPGLISGGAGATVIVLIPLMISHGIEYVFATVVLAGIIQIIIGIFKLGKFIRLVPQPVMYGFVNGLSIVIFMSQINQFKVQGTENWLSGNPLYTMIGLVALTISVVLIFPKFTKKIPASLVAIAVTFALVMIFGIQTKTVNDIANIAGGFPPFHIPNVALSFDVLKVIFPFALIMSTVGLTEGLLTLNLVDEITNTKGNSNRECLAQGTANILNGFFFGMGGCPMIAQTLVNLSAGARARLSGIIAALVILFIILFGAPVIGKMPVAALVGVMIMVSVGTFEWASFKAVKRFPKSDIFVMVIVTLITVFLHNLALAVLIGVIISALVFAWESAKRIRARKFVDENGVKHYEIFGPLFFGSTTVFAEKFDVMNDPKEVVIDFKESRVVDMSAIDILHKLTERYKNQGKKLSLINLSRRCKRLIKNAENVVDINIIEDSEYNILKN